Proteins co-encoded in one Malus sylvestris chromosome 9, drMalSylv7.2, whole genome shotgun sequence genomic window:
- the LOC126583057 gene encoding palmitoyl-acyl carrier protein thioesterase, chloroplastic-like isoform X1 — MVVLTGSPPTLLLPTKLLTFPSKNKSTLCWEGTNNGSHTNQSNPNSTPAAKVHAKVFPKGNVIVASKEDDDKTDAPAAPTKKMPQHPNMESAKYDGVYDMFRGRLDESGFVFQQNFAIRSYELGPDGKATMTCLMERLQETSVQHCRSIGLLVGDFGSSLEMSKRGQVWVVRKLQAIVDKYPSWADVIQVDSWSGASGNNGMFRDWIFRDYITGEILMRATGLESTLAKIFKFLYVLMNIKTRKVGRLTEEIKQEFKPYFVDSDPLIDINSTKLGRLNVDGRDYVQTGLAPPSWSDLDINQHVSHAKYIDWVLESIPILTLESHELSSMTLEFRRECRRDSVLQSLRSTAVARDGIDDSSTYNKGVEFDHLLRLEAGSEIFRAKTVWRPK, encoded by the exons ATGGTAGTACTTACAGGTTCTCCACCAACGTTGTTGTTGCCAACGAAACTACTGACCTTTCCGTCGAAAAACAAATCAACATTATGCTGGGAAGGAACAAACAATGGCTCACATACTAATCAAAGTAACCCTAATTCCACACCTGCTGCTAAGGTTCATGCCAAGGTCTTTCCCAAAGGCAATGTTATCGTTGCCTCCAAAGAAGACGATGACAAAACTGACGCACCAGCTGCCCCTACTAAGAAAATGCCACAACATCCGAACATGGAATCAGCAAAGTACGATGGGGTTTATGACATGTTTCGTGGACGATTGGACGAGAGTGGTTTTGTTTTCCAACAAAACTTTGCAATTAGATCGTATGAGTTAGGTCCTGATGGCAAAGCAACCATGACTTGCTTGATGGAGCGTTTACAG GAAACATCAGTTCAGCACTGTAGGAGTATTGGGCTCCTTGTTGGTGATTTTGGTTCATCACTAGAGATGAGCAAAAGGGGCCAAGTGTGGGTGGTCCGGAAGTTACAGGCTATAGTGGATAAATATCCTTCTTG GGCTGATGTTATTCAAGTAGATAGCTGGAGTGGGGCATCAGGGAACAATGGTATGTTCCGGGATTGGATCTTTCGTGATTACATAACTGGAGAAATATTAATGCGAGCAACGGGGTTAGAATCCACACTAGCTAAGATTTTCAAATT TCTTTATGTGCTGATGAACATAAAGACAAGGAAAGTTGGTAGACTTACTGAAGAGATCAAACAAGAATTTAAACCTTATTTCGTGGACTCCGATCCTCTCATTGACATCAATAGCACCAAACTAGGACGATTGAACGTTGATGGTAGAGATTATGTTCAAACAGGTTTAGCA CCGCCTAGTTGGAGCGATTTAGATATCAATCAGCATGTGAGCCATGCAAAATACATAGACTGGGTtctggag AGCATTCCTATCCTAACCTTGGAGAGCCATGAGCTTTCCTCTATGACTTTGGAGTTTCGAAGAGAGTGTAGGAGGGACAGCGTTCTGCAATCCCTCAGGAGTACTGCAGTTGCTAGAGACGGAATAGATGACTCGAGTACTTATAACAAAGGGGTAGAGTTTGATCACTTGCTTCGTCTTGAAGCCGGGTCTGAAATTTTCAGGGCAAAGACTGTTTGGAGGCCAAAATAA
- the LOC126583065 gene encoding uncharacterized protein LOC126583065: MDQVSVPVSLHSLAPSIPSLNGTNFSDWSEQVQFHLGVLDLDLALRTDKPAALTNTSSIEEKSLYNAWERSNRLSIMFMRMTIASNIKTGLPQAETAKEYLKNIETRFKTADKSLAGTLMAELTTKKFDGMRSMHEHVLEMTNIAAKLKTLGMNVDDSFLVQFILNPLPPQYGPFQINYNAIKDKWNVDELATKLVQEEGRLKQQGEHSVHLVSQGAERKFGRKPGKGKKRGPPKVNGPANATQAHDKEQKSDLCRFCRKPGHYQRNCQKFKEWFEKKGIPYDPNFKSK; this comes from the exons ATGGATCAAG TGTCAGTGCCTGTTTCTCTTCATTCGCTTGCTCCATCTATTCCCTCACTTAATGGAACAAATTTCTCAGATTGGAGTGAGCAAGTTCAGTTTCACCTTGGTGTTCTGGATCTTGATTTAGCACTCCGAACTGATAAACCTGCTGCTCTTACGAATACAAGCAGCATTGAGGAAAAATCTCTCTATAATGCCTGGGAGAGATCGAACAGATTGAGCATAATGTTTATGCGAATGACTATAGCGAGCAACATAAAGACTGGCCTTCCTCAAGCTGAAACTGCTAAGGAATACTTGAAAAATATTGAGACTCGTTTCAAGACTGCTGACAAGTCTCTTGCTGGGACATTAATGGCTGAGCTTACCACCAAGAAATTTGATGGTATGCGAAGCATGCATGAGCATGTCCTTGAAATGACTAATATAGCAGCAAAGCTAAAGACTCTTGGAATGAATGTGGATGACTCCTTTCTTGTTCAATTTATTTTGAACCCCTTGCCTCCTCAGTATGGGCCATTTCAAATCAACTATAATGCTATTAAGGACAAGTGGAATGTTGATGAATTGGCCACTAAACTTGTTCAAGAGGAGGGAAGGCTTAAGCAGCAAGGAGAGCATTCCGTTCATTTAGTAAGTCAAGGAGCTGAAAGAAAATTTGGAAGAAAGCctggaaagggaaagaaaagaggACCACCCAAGGTGAATGGACCTGCTAATGCTACTCAGGCTCATGATAAGGAACAGAAAAGTGATTTATGTCGCTTCTGTAGGAAGCCTGGACATTATCAAAGGAATTGTCAGAAATTCAAAGAATGGTTCGAAAAGAAAG GGATTCCTTACGACCCAAACTTTAAATCCAAATga
- the LOC126583057 gene encoding palmitoyl-acyl carrier protein thioesterase, chloroplastic-like isoform X2: MVVLTGSPPTLLLPTKLLTFPSKNKSTLCWEGTNNGSHTNQSNPNSTPAAKVHAKVFPKGNVIVASKEDDDKTDAPAAPTKKMPQHPNMESAKYDGVYDMFRGRLDESGFVFQQNFAIRSYELGPDGKATMTCLMERLQETSVQHCRSIGLLVGDFGSSLEMSKRGQVWVVRKLQAIVDKYPSWADVIQVDSWSGASGNNGMFRDWIFRDYITGEILMRATGLYVLMNIKTRKVGRLTEEIKQEFKPYFVDSDPLIDINSTKLGRLNVDGRDYVQTGLAPPSWSDLDINQHVSHAKYIDWVLESIPILTLESHELSSMTLEFRRECRRDSVLQSLRSTAVARDGIDDSSTYNKGVEFDHLLRLEAGSEIFRAKTVWRPK; this comes from the exons ATGGTAGTACTTACAGGTTCTCCACCAACGTTGTTGTTGCCAACGAAACTACTGACCTTTCCGTCGAAAAACAAATCAACATTATGCTGGGAAGGAACAAACAATGGCTCACATACTAATCAAAGTAACCCTAATTCCACACCTGCTGCTAAGGTTCATGCCAAGGTCTTTCCCAAAGGCAATGTTATCGTTGCCTCCAAAGAAGACGATGACAAAACTGACGCACCAGCTGCCCCTACTAAGAAAATGCCACAACATCCGAACATGGAATCAGCAAAGTACGATGGGGTTTATGACATGTTTCGTGGACGATTGGACGAGAGTGGTTTTGTTTTCCAACAAAACTTTGCAATTAGATCGTATGAGTTAGGTCCTGATGGCAAAGCAACCATGACTTGCTTGATGGAGCGTTTACAG GAAACATCAGTTCAGCACTGTAGGAGTATTGGGCTCCTTGTTGGTGATTTTGGTTCATCACTAGAGATGAGCAAAAGGGGCCAAGTGTGGGTGGTCCGGAAGTTACAGGCTATAGTGGATAAATATCCTTCTTG GGCTGATGTTATTCAAGTAGATAGCTGGAGTGGGGCATCAGGGAACAATGGTATGTTCCGGGATTGGATCTTTCGTGATTACATAACTGGAGAAATATTAATGCGAGCAACGGG TCTTTATGTGCTGATGAACATAAAGACAAGGAAAGTTGGTAGACTTACTGAAGAGATCAAACAAGAATTTAAACCTTATTTCGTGGACTCCGATCCTCTCATTGACATCAATAGCACCAAACTAGGACGATTGAACGTTGATGGTAGAGATTATGTTCAAACAGGTTTAGCA CCGCCTAGTTGGAGCGATTTAGATATCAATCAGCATGTGAGCCATGCAAAATACATAGACTGGGTtctggag AGCATTCCTATCCTAACCTTGGAGAGCCATGAGCTTTCCTCTATGACTTTGGAGTTTCGAAGAGAGTGTAGGAGGGACAGCGTTCTGCAATCCCTCAGGAGTACTGCAGTTGCTAGAGACGGAATAGATGACTCGAGTACTTATAACAAAGGGGTAGAGTTTGATCACTTGCTTCGTCTTGAAGCCGGGTCTGAAATTTTCAGGGCAAAGACTGTTTGGAGGCCAAAATAA